One genomic region from Xyrauchen texanus isolate HMW12.3.18 chromosome 4, RBS_HiC_50CHRs, whole genome shotgun sequence encodes:
- the LOC127643062 gene encoding osteoclast-stimulating factor 1-like, translating to MSKPPPKPAKPGQVKVFRALFTFDPRTPDELYFEEGDILYISDTSDSNWWKGTCRGRTGLIPSNYVAEQAESIDNPMHEAAKRGNLSWLRECLDNKVGINGLDKAGNTALYWACHGGHKDVVEILLSQPNCELNQQNKLGDTALHAAAWKGYSDIVEMLLNKNARIDIVNNEKKTALAMATNAQSASLLKRKVGGVILRTHSNAEEYLDDEDSD from the exons ATGTCAAAGCCTCCTCCCAAACCAGCAAAACCAG GTCAGGTCAAGGTGTTCAGGGCATTATTCACCTTCGACCCAAGGACG CCAGATGAACTGTATTTTGAGGAAGGAGACATTCTATACATCTCAGATACA AGTGACAGTAACTGGTGGAAGGGGACATGCCGGGGAAGGACTGGTCTTATTCCCAGTAATTACG TGGCTGAACAGGCAGAATCCATAGACAACCCCATGCATGAGGCAGCCAAGCGAG GTAATCTGAGCTGGCTCCGAGAGTGTTTGGATAACAAGGTGGGCATTAATGGACTGGACAAAGCAGGGAACACTGCTCTCTACTGGGCGTGCCACGGAGGGCACAAAG ATGTGGTTGAGATTTTGCTGAGTCAGCCAAATTGTGAGCTTAATCAACAG AATAAATTGGGAGACACGGCTCTACATGCAGCTGCCTGGAAGGGTTATTCAGATATAGTTGAGATGTTGCTCAATAAAA ACGCCAGAATTGACATTGTAAATAACGAAAAGAAGACCGCTCTGGCTATGGCCACCAATGCTCAGAGCGCCTCACTGCTGAAGAGAAAAGTAGGAGGAG TCATTCTGCGCACCCACAGTAACGCTGAGGAGTATCTGGATGATGAAGACTCCGACTGA